A stretch of Candidatus Eremiobacterota bacterium DNA encodes these proteins:
- a CDS encoding methyltransferase domain-containing protein, translating to MSAEAETTIAEIVGSGRRVLHAGSEAASIVTLLREAGNPVISLDPAELESEARRAREAYDAVVFAGALESLRDPARALTACRRLLREGGVVVAALRNVAHGAVRLALLHGRFDYRALGIAEAPPVRFYTRASALRLFAESGLATTRVERTTAPVFGDSPLVPRVRRNDFDPALVAEVLGDEDAETLQFVIAAEPLGDAEALALLRAEVARLERGLETPSAECGEEIDPAHAASERLAELELVRAERDALAERVAMLDDLLAVERATRLDVEDACERIERVARSRFELAREDELARLRARSTAVELELKLARQAARRVESPARRPPARAPLSADAVRGLLGGRRTLEVLPPPAAGESPLRSRLRPLRRLFRFPR from the coding sequence GTGAGCGCCGAGGCGGAGACGACGATCGCCGAGATCGTCGGCTCGGGCCGGCGCGTATTGCACGCCGGCTCCGAGGCGGCGAGCATCGTGACGCTGCTGCGCGAGGCCGGCAACCCGGTGATCTCGCTCGATCCCGCCGAGCTGGAAAGCGAAGCCCGGCGTGCGCGCGAAGCGTACGACGCGGTGGTCTTCGCCGGCGCGCTCGAATCGCTGCGCGATCCCGCGCGCGCGCTGACCGCGTGCCGCCGGCTGCTGCGCGAGGGCGGCGTCGTCGTCGCCGCGCTGCGCAACGTCGCGCACGGCGCGGTGCGGCTGGCGCTGTTGCACGGCCGCTTCGACTACCGCGCGCTGGGGATTGCCGAGGCGCCGCCGGTGCGGTTCTACACCCGCGCGTCGGCGCTGCGGCTGTTCGCGGAAAGCGGGCTCGCGACGACGCGCGTCGAGCGCACGACGGCGCCGGTGTTCGGCGACTCGCCGCTCGTCCCGCGCGTGCGGCGCAACGACTTCGATCCGGCGCTCGTCGCCGAGGTGCTCGGCGACGAAGATGCCGAGACGCTGCAGTTCGTGATCGCCGCCGAACCGCTCGGCGACGCCGAGGCGCTCGCGCTGCTGCGCGCCGAGGTGGCGCGGCTCGAGCGCGGGTTGGAGACGCCGAGCGCCGAGTGCGGTGAGGAAATCGATCCCGCGCACGCCGCGAGCGAGCGTCTCGCCGAGCTCGAGCTGGTGCGCGCGGAGCGCGACGCGCTCGCGGAGCGCGTCGCGATGCTCGACGATCTGCTCGCCGTCGAGCGCGCGACGCGCCTCGACGTCGAGGACGCGTGCGAGCGCATCGAGCGCGTCGCGCGCAGCCGCTTCGAGCTGGCGCGCGAGGACGAGCTGGCGCGGCTGCGCGCGCGCTCCACCGCGGTCGAGCTCGAGCTGAAGCTCGCCCGCCAAGCCGCGCGCCGCGTCGAATCGCCCGCGCGCCGGCCGCCGGCGCGCGCGCCGCTCTCGGCCGACGCCGTGCGCGGCCTGCTCGGCGGCCGGCGGACGCTGGAGGTCTTGCCGCCGCCGGCCGCGGGCGAGAGCCCGCTGCGTTCGCGCTTGCGCCCGCTGCGCCGCCTGTTCCGGTTTCCACGATGA
- a CDS encoding glycosyltransferase family 2 protein produces the protein MLLSVLIPAHNEEGALAETVTALAERLTGAAIPFEIVVVDDHSTDGTAAAAARAAERIPSLRCVPNARRPKGFGNAISTGLEEFRGEAVCIVMADASDDPGDVVAYWRAIEAGHDCAFGTRFTRAARVVEYPLPKLILNRAANAFIALLFGIRYNDVTNAFKCYRREVIAGVQPILSHHFNITVELPLKAIVRGYSWTVVPTSWYNRKHGVSKFKIKEMGSRYLFIVLYALIEKWLSRGDYRRAAPTPADAVQR, from the coding sequence GTGCTCCTCTCGGTCCTGATCCCCGCGCACAACGAAGAAGGCGCGCTCGCCGAGACGGTCACCGCGCTCGCCGAGCGGCTCACCGGTGCGGCGATCCCGTTCGAGATCGTCGTCGTCGACGACCACTCCACCGACGGAACCGCCGCCGCGGCCGCGCGCGCCGCCGAACGGATCCCGAGCCTGCGCTGCGTGCCGAACGCGCGCCGTCCGAAGGGCTTCGGCAACGCGATCAGCACCGGGCTCGAAGAGTTTCGCGGCGAGGCGGTCTGCATCGTGATGGCCGACGCCTCGGACGACCCCGGCGACGTGGTGGCCTACTGGCGCGCGATCGAAGCGGGGCACGACTGCGCGTTCGGAACGCGCTTCACGCGCGCGGCGCGCGTCGTCGAGTACCCGCTCCCCAAGCTGATCCTGAACCGCGCCGCGAACGCGTTCATCGCGCTGCTGTTCGGGATCCGCTACAACGACGTGACGAACGCGTTCAAATGTTACCGGCGCGAGGTGATCGCCGGCGTGCAGCCGATCCTCTCGCACCACTTCAACATCACCGTCGAGCTGCCGCTGAAGGCGATCGTGCGCGGTTACTCGTGGACGGTCGTCCCGACGAGCTGGTACAACCGCAAGCACGGCGTCTCGAAATTCAAGATCAAGGAGATGGGGAGCCGCTACTTGTTCATCGTGCTGTACGCGCTGATCGAGAAGTGGCTCTCGCGCGGCGACTACCGGCGCGCGGCGCCCACGCCGGCCGACGCCGTGCAGCGATGA
- a CDS encoding glycosyltransferase, whose protein sequence is MIVRRFRHAEQPRASVIVLVYAQAEYLDAALRSLLETTDPAFPYEVILVLNGAAPHVAAAARRAARGARIVEAPANLGFGGGSNFGAAHARAPYLVFLNDDVVVRPGWLEELVVTADARPDAGAVGSRILFAGGEQVQEAGSVIFADGSTAPLGRGLPADSPRARAVREVDYCSACSLLVRRAAFEQAGGFERRYFPAYYEDVDLALKLRELGWTILYQPASELLHAESASTTSDFKAYLFRRNHRTLRRTWQRTLGEFEPSRGGDPSALAAAVRRARRARAELLVVDDRVPDAGLGSGYGRLAELFRDLAGGRYAITFSATAGPPGDGAAVGAWGVDVADGDLGALIRDPATRIDVAVISRPHNWERCAATIRKHHPDAALIYDAEALFHRRIRLQLELEADPARRDALQRELEIAYELEGRIARLADHVVCVSADEERALRAFAPRTPIDLLLATTEGVVPSRRAFAQRRPQALFVAGWMAGPGSPNADGLEWFGAEVMPLVTARLPDACAIITGANPPPQVLRLRSPAIRFTGFVDDLQELYASARIAIAPLRFGAGVKIKTIEAVQHGVPVVATPTGVEGIVLDEPGGVVVTEDAARFADAVVALLGDENAWSNAQRAALRQAERWRTAPRRTWRDVVEDVLARRSAARHLA, encoded by the coding sequence ATGATCGTGCGGCGCTTTCGGCACGCGGAGCAGCCGCGCGCGAGCGTCATCGTCCTCGTGTACGCGCAAGCAGAGTATCTCGACGCGGCGCTGCGCTCGCTGCTCGAGACCACCGATCCGGCCTTTCCCTACGAAGTCATTCTGGTTTTGAACGGCGCCGCGCCACACGTTGCGGCGGCGGCGCGGCGCGCGGCGCGCGGCGCGCGGATCGTCGAGGCGCCGGCGAACTTGGGCTTCGGCGGCGGCAGTAACTTCGGCGCCGCGCACGCGCGCGCGCCGTACTTGGTCTTTCTCAACGACGACGTCGTCGTGCGGCCCGGCTGGCTGGAAGAGCTGGTGGTGACCGCGGACGCGCGGCCCGACGCCGGCGCGGTCGGGAGCCGCATCCTGTTCGCCGGCGGCGAGCAGGTTCAGGAAGCCGGTTCGGTGATCTTCGCGGACGGCTCGACCGCGCCGCTCGGACGCGGCTTGCCGGCCGATTCGCCGCGCGCGCGCGCGGTGCGCGAGGTCGACTACTGCTCGGCCTGCTCGCTGCTGGTGCGGCGCGCGGCGTTCGAGCAGGCCGGCGGGTTCGAGCGCCGCTACTTTCCGGCGTACTACGAAGACGTCGATCTGGCGCTGAAGCTGCGCGAGCTCGGCTGGACGATCCTCTACCAGCCCGCCTCCGAGTTGCTGCACGCCGAATCGGCGAGCACGACGAGCGATTTCAAGGCGTATTTGTTTCGGCGCAACCATCGCACGCTCCGGCGCACCTGGCAACGGACGCTCGGCGAATTCGAACCGTCGCGCGGCGGCGATCCGAGCGCGCTCGCCGCCGCCGTGCGCCGCGCGCGGCGCGCGCGTGCCGAGCTGCTCGTCGTCGACGACCGTGTCCCCGATGCGGGCCTGGGCTCGGGCTACGGCCGCCTCGCGGAGCTGTTTCGCGATCTGGCCGGGGGCCGCTATGCGATCACGTTCTCTGCGACCGCCGGTCCGCCGGGCGACGGCGCGGCGGTCGGCGCCTGGGGCGTCGACGTCGCCGACGGCGACCTCGGCGCGCTGATCCGCGATCCCGCGACGCGCATCGACGTCGCGGTGATCAGCCGTCCGCACAACTGGGAGCGCTGCGCCGCGACGATCCGCAAGCACCATCCGGACGCTGCGCTGATCTACGATGCCGAAGCGCTCTTCCACCGCCGCATTCGCCTGCAGCTCGAGCTGGAAGCCGATCCGGCACGCCGTGATGCGCTGCAGCGCGAGCTCGAGATCGCGTACGAGCTCGAGGGCCGCATCGCGCGGCTCGCCGATCACGTCGTCTGCGTCTCCGCCGACGAAGAGCGCGCGCTCCGCGCGTTCGCGCCGCGTACGCCGATCGACTTGCTGCTGGCGACGACGGAGGGCGTCGTTCCGTCCCGGCGGGCTTTCGCGCAACGGCGCCCGCAGGCGCTCTTCGTCGCCGGCTGGATGGCGGGGCCGGGCTCGCCGAACGCCGACGGCTTGGAGTGGTTCGGCGCCGAGGTGATGCCGCTGGTGACGGCGCGCCTGCCGGATGCGTGCGCGATCATCACCGGCGCGAACCCGCCGCCGCAGGTGCTGCGGTTGCGTTCACCCGCGATCCGGTTCACCGGATTCGTCGATGATCTGCAGGAGCTCTACGCGAGCGCGCGGATCGCGATCGCGCCGCTGCGCTTCGGCGCCGGCGTGAAGATCAAGACGATCGAGGCGGTGCAGCACGGCGTCCCGGTGGTCGCGACGCCGACCGGCGTCGAAGGAATCGTGCTCGACGAGCCCGGCGGGGTCGTCGTCACGGAGGATGCGGCGCGCTTCGCCGACGCGGTCGTCGCGCTGCTCGGCGATGAGAACGCGTGGTCGAACGCGCAGCGCGCGGCGTTGCGGCAAGCCGAGCGGTGGCGGACCGCGCCGCGCCGCACCTGGCGCGACGTCGTCGAGGACGTCCTCGCGCGCCGCTCAGCGGCGCGACATCTCGCGTAG
- a CDS encoding ABC transporter permease gives MRSRRFVDLIRVTAIRALMVRYRGTAFGVLWSFANPVLMTLIYTAIFGTAFKRYYDGSLTRYLVSAFVGLVVVSFFLATTNDALPSVVNAGSLMNKIAIPPIVFPIASVAANLFQQLVTTFPILFVLSIVLTRDPVRVALVPVVLAAVVVLSAGFALGLAALFVFFRDLPNLWQVAGFILWLSSPLFYPVQLVPPQARTWYSLNPIGEAIAAAREVTIARGPLDPYPVLFTIAAALVALALGAWLFRATRDDFMDLL, from the coding sequence GTGCGCTCCCGCCGATTCGTCGACTTGATTCGCGTCACCGCGATTCGAGCGCTGATGGTGCGCTATCGCGGCACCGCGTTCGGCGTGCTGTGGTCGTTCGCCAACCCGGTGCTGATGACGCTGATCTACACGGCGATCTTCGGGACCGCGTTCAAGCGCTACTACGACGGCTCGTTGACGCGCTACCTCGTCTCCGCGTTCGTCGGGCTGGTCGTCGTCTCGTTCTTCCTGGCGACGACGAACGACGCGCTGCCGTCGGTCGTCAACGCCGGCTCGCTGATGAACAAGATCGCGATCCCGCCGATCGTCTTCCCGATCGCCTCGGTCGCCGCGAACCTCTTCCAGCAGCTCGTCACGACGTTCCCGATCCTGTTCGTGCTCTCGATCGTGCTGACGCGGGATCCGGTGCGCGTCGCGCTCGTCCCCGTCGTGCTGGCCGCGGTCGTGGTGCTTTCGGCCGGGTTCGCGCTGGGATTGGCGGCGCTGTTCGTCTTCTTTCGCGATCTGCCGAACCTGTGGCAGGTCGCGGGCTTCATCCTCTGGCTGAGCAGCCCGCTGTTCTATCCGGTTCAGCTCGTTCCGCCGCAAGCGCGGACGTGGTATTCGCTGAACCCGATCGGTGAGGCGATCGCCGCGGCGCGCGAGGTCACGATCGCGCGCGGACCGCTCGATCCGTACCCGGTCCTGTTCACGATCGCCGCCGCGCTGGTCGCGCTCGCGCTGGGAGCGTGGCTGTTCCGCGCGACGCGCGACGATTTCATGGACCTGCTCTGA
- a CDS encoding glycosyltransferase family 2 protein, which translates to MNGEPGDELRAYVRRLEAERDELLERLENVDLWAEQTRASAEAVRPLLRSMQESKFWKARNAWFALKHRLGMHPDGAQPPVDLIVADYAPLLSKRSAYERWLRAHDLRRSDEEVVRRLAALLPHRPLISVIVPTYETPERYLRAALDSVLEQLYENWELCVADDASRDPAVRATLQEYAAREPRVKLVLRERNGHIAEASNSALALASGEFVALLDHDDALTRDALFHVALLASEHPEADFIYSDEDKIDDLGRRSEPYFKPDWSPDSFLARMYVGHLAVFRRALVEEVGGFRPGFEGSQDYDLVLRVTERTDRIFHIPRVLYHWRTHPESTSAETGSKTYAYEAGRRALEEALARRGEPGRVEQLPEPGSYVVRYEIKERGKVSVIVPTRDHGEDVERALSSIFARASYENFEVLLIDNGSRDPRSLATFERWAAAEPRVRLLRYDVPFNFARINNHGARLSAGTYLLFLNNDTEVLAEDWMEGMVEQAQRPSIGAVGAKLLYPDGTVQHAGVVTGIGGVAGHAHKYADAASGGYFNTLRTTNNYSAVTAACMMVRREAYERAGGFDEALAVAFNDVDFCLKLRRLGLYNVYLAHVELLHHESKSRGYEDTAEKRARFEAERLLMMRRWRTAEASDPHYSPHLSVTAEDYSLRA; encoded by the coding sequence ATGAACGGCGAGCCCGGCGACGAGCTGCGCGCGTACGTTCGGCGGCTCGAGGCGGAGCGCGACGAGCTGCTCGAACGGCTGGAGAACGTCGATTTGTGGGCCGAGCAGACGCGCGCTTCGGCCGAGGCGGTGCGCCCGCTGCTGCGCTCGATGCAGGAGAGCAAGTTCTGGAAGGCGCGCAACGCCTGGTTCGCGCTGAAGCACCGCCTCGGCATGCACCCCGACGGCGCGCAACCCCCGGTCGACCTGATCGTCGCCGACTACGCGCCGCTGCTCTCGAAGCGCTCGGCGTACGAGCGCTGGCTGCGCGCGCACGACCTGCGGCGCAGCGACGAGGAGGTCGTCCGCCGGCTCGCCGCGCTGCTCCCGCACCGGCCGCTGATCAGCGTGATCGTTCCCACCTACGAGACGCCGGAGCGCTACCTGCGCGCGGCGCTCGACTCCGTGCTGGAACAGCTGTACGAGAACTGGGAGCTGTGCGTCGCCGACGACGCCTCGCGCGATCCGGCGGTGCGCGCGACGCTGCAGGAGTACGCGGCGCGCGAGCCGCGGGTGAAGCTCGTGCTGCGCGAGCGGAACGGGCACATCGCGGAGGCCAGCAACAGCGCGCTCGCGCTCGCGAGCGGCGAGTTCGTCGCGCTGCTCGACCACGACGACGCCCTCACCCGCGACGCGCTCTTCCACGTCGCGCTGCTCGCGAGCGAGCATCCCGAGGCGGACTTCATCTACAGCGACGAGGACAAGATCGACGACCTTGGCCGCCGCAGCGAGCCATACTTCAAGCCGGACTGGTCGCCGGACTCGTTTCTGGCCCGCATGTACGTCGGTCACCTGGCGGTCTTCCGGCGCGCGCTCGTCGAGGAGGTGGGCGGGTTCCGGCCGGGCTTCGAAGGGAGCCAGGACTACGATCTCGTCCTGCGCGTGACCGAGCGCACCGACCGCATCTTTCACATCCCGCGCGTGCTCTACCACTGGCGGACGCATCCCGAGTCGACCTCCGCCGAGACCGGTTCGAAGACCTACGCGTACGAAGCCGGCCGGCGCGCGCTCGAAGAGGCCCTCGCGCGGCGCGGCGAGCCCGGTCGCGTGGAGCAACTGCCGGAGCCGGGCAGCTACGTCGTGCGCTACGAGATCAAGGAGCGCGGCAAGGTGAGCGTGATCGTGCCGACGCGCGACCACGGGGAAGACGTCGAACGCGCGTTGAGCTCGATCTTCGCGCGCGCCTCGTACGAGAACTTCGAGGTGCTGCTGATCGACAACGGCTCGCGCGACCCGCGCTCGCTGGCGACGTTCGAGCGCTGGGCCGCGGCGGAGCCGCGCGTGCGGCTTTTGCGCTACGACGTGCCGTTCAACTTCGCGCGGATCAACAACCATGGCGCACGACTCTCCGCCGGAACGTATCTGCTGTTCCTGAACAACGACACCGAGGTGCTGGCCGAGGACTGGATGGAGGGGATGGTCGAGCAGGCGCAGCGCCCCAGCATTGGCGCGGTCGGCGCGAAGCTGCTCTATCCCGACGGCACGGTGCAGCATGCCGGGGTCGTCACCGGGATCGGCGGCGTCGCGGGGCACGCGCACAAGTACGCCGACGCGGCGTCCGGGGGGTACTTCAACACGCTGCGCACGACGAACAACTACTCGGCGGTGACCGCGGCCTGCATGATGGTGCGGCGCGAAGCGTACGAGCGAGCGGGCGGTTTCGACGAAGCGCTCGCGGTCGCGTTCAACGACGTGGACTTCTGTCTCAAGCTGCGCCGGCTCGGGCTGTACAACGTCTACCTCGCGCACGTCGAGCTGCTGCACCACGAGTCGAAGAGCCGCGGCTACGAGGACACCGCCGAAAAGCGCGCGCGTTTCGAGGCCGAGCGGCTGCTCATGATGCGGCGCTGGCGCACGGCGGAAGCGAGCGATCCCCACTACAGTCCGCATCTCTCGGTCACCGCGGAAGACTACTCGCTGCGCGCGTGA